In a single window of the Anaerohalosphaeraceae bacterium genome:
- a CDS encoding NPCBM/NEW2 domain-containing protein — translation MNAEEKILYRVRYLICKSLDGRIEEEEIRELERLIIEHPPVRRYYVEFLQIHTHLRTLLEHAPQTAASTEEVLDAQLWQQLARHEQTAELVPVERPAEPAVSEPLTAPTPSRRRVSRLSLFGIAVSVAAMLFIVVYAKFFASPAVATLADSVNARWAYNQTPLQPGDRLSVRPKDLVTGFVSIRFDSGAEVVLEGPARFKLLSENQMRLFSGKAFASVPNTAIGFTIDCPGSRVVDLGTEFGLEVRSGQAEVHVMKGKVNLVAGVQGTPQTSEILQPAQARRIEPDGKIRPAEFKELYFARKISSQEQSVWYGQTYLDLANLAAGGSGRESVSSPMGIDPATGQVHPEAEQGYIRSGSGTYHPVSALPVVDGVFVPNGNQGPVQVSSAGHTFGGFPGTAGEYWADIITQPIIYTARLGDNQELLKGQPMEVSLEPSKTPSSVLVIHSNAGITFDLDALRRQYPNLEIVRFTARCGVSANALAQMANEFWVLVDGQVRFHHFNPHQQASIQRIDVEIRPEERFLTLAATDGGDNISYDWCLFEQPRLELRGKY, via the coding sequence ATGAACGCCGAGGAAAAAATCCTTTATCGAGTGCGGTATCTGATCTGCAAGTCGCTGGACGGGCGAATTGAGGAGGAAGAAATCCGCGAGCTGGAGCGTCTGATTATCGAGCATCCTCCGGTTCGCCGGTATTACGTGGAGTTTCTGCAGATTCATACGCATCTTCGGACCCTTCTGGAACACGCCCCGCAGACCGCCGCTTCGACGGAAGAGGTTTTGGATGCGCAGCTGTGGCAGCAGCTGGCCCGGCACGAGCAGACGGCGGAGCTGGTGCCGGTGGAACGTCCGGCGGAACCGGCCGTTTCGGAGCCGCTGACCGCTCCGACCCCTTCGAGACGCCGCGTCAGCCGGCTCTCTTTGTTCGGAATTGCAGTATCCGTCGCCGCGATGCTTTTTATTGTGGTCTATGCGAAGTTCTTTGCTTCGCCGGCGGTGGCGACCCTGGCCGATTCGGTCAATGCCCGCTGGGCTTACAATCAGACTCCTCTTCAGCCGGGGGACCGCCTTTCCGTGCGTCCGAAGGATTTGGTCACCGGGTTCGTTTCCATTCGCTTTGATTCCGGCGCTGAAGTGGTGCTCGAAGGTCCCGCCCGTTTCAAGCTGCTTTCAGAAAACCAGATGCGTCTGTTCAGCGGAAAGGCCTTTGCCTCTGTTCCCAATACCGCCATCGGTTTTACCATTGATTGTCCGGGTTCTCGCGTGGTGGATTTGGGGACGGAATTCGGGTTGGAAGTCCGCAGCGGCCAGGCCGAGGTGCATGTGATGAAGGGCAAGGTGAATCTCGTAGCCGGCGTGCAGGGTACGCCGCAGACCAGTGAAATTCTCCAGCCGGCTCAGGCGCGTCGGATTGAACCGGACGGAAAAATCCGACCCGCTGAATTTAAGGAACTGTATTTTGCCCGAAAGATTTCCTCGCAGGAGCAGTCCGTCTGGTACGGACAGACCTATCTGGATTTGGCAAACCTGGCCGCCGGCGGAAGCGGCAGAGAATCCGTTTCGTCCCCAATGGGAATCGACCCGGCTACAGGACAGGTTCATCCGGAGGCCGAGCAGGGCTATATCCGAAGCGGTTCGGGAACTTATCATCCGGTTTCGGCTCTTCCGGTTGTGGACGGGGTGTTTGTTCCCAACGGCAATCAGGGACCGGTGCAGGTCTCTTCAGCCGGGCATACCTTCGGCGGTTTTCCGGGGACGGCCGGTGAATACTGGGCGGATATCATTACCCAGCCGATTATTTACACTGCCCGCCTCGGCGACAATCAGGAGCTCCTGAAAGGCCAGCCGATGGAGGTGTCGCTGGAACCGTCCAAAACCCCCTCTTCCGTGCTGGTGATTCACTCCAACGCCGGCATTACGTTTGACCTGGACGCCCTCCGGCGGCAGTATCCGAATCTGGAGATTGTCCGCTTTACCGCCCGCTGCGGCGTTTCGGCCAATGCGCTGGCTCAAATGGCCAATGAATTCTGGGTGCTGGTGGACGGTCAAGTGCGGTTTCATCATTTCAATCCTCATCAGCAGGCCTCGATTCAGAGAATCGACGTTGAAATTCGTCCGGAGGAACGATTTTTAACTCTCGCTGCGACCGACGGCGGCGACAACATCAGTTATGACTGGTGTCTGTTCGAACAGCCGCGGCTGGAATTAAGGGGAAAATACTGA
- a CDS encoding cellulase family glycosylhydrolase, whose amino-acid sequence MKPVQRQSNRSGFRADSKTFVLWFFLGVWAAAATPRLRAEGTVLKDPAGNVVVLRGVSLIDVGGTEKQFGGAIRMIDRLTNRNDPQGSSPGWYPKVIRIPIYPPDEEDYKSPWTFIPGRDDFYEKLLRPVVDYCKSKDLYAIVDWHYIGNTFDHRETTRQFWEYMAPRFAEDSHVIFELFNEPINKVGTDEECWLSVRKDMQEWVNLIRQYAPQTLLLIAGANYSQIIGPAADHPIEDPVGNKNYAIVSHIYPMHWLSENAQWYKDHILRCVKVHPVFLSEWGFSRSFRRSRIPAATVDNYAHPLLNWAEQYKISSTCWAASYDWNPKLFNPDWTLRCGPYEMGCFLKDYLYEKRNDDQPAGANEPSASSL is encoded by the coding sequence ATGAAACCTGTTCAGAGACAATCCAACCGGTCCGGATTCAGGGCGGACAGCAAAACCTTTGTCCTTTGGTTCTTTCTCGGGGTCTGGGCCGCCGCCGCTACACCGCGGCTGCGTGCGGAAGGGACGGTCCTCAAAGACCCGGCGGGCAATGTGGTAGTCCTGCGCGGCGTGTCTTTGATTGATGTAGGCGGGACGGAAAAGCAGTTCGGCGGAGCGATTCGAATGATTGACCGGCTGACCAACCGCAATGACCCGCAGGGCTCCTCGCCTGGGTGGTATCCGAAGGTCATCCGCATCCCGATTTATCCGCCGGATGAAGAGGACTACAAGAGCCCGTGGACGTTTATCCCCGGACGGGATGATTTCTATGAAAAACTGCTGCGGCCCGTGGTGGACTACTGCAAAAGCAAAGACCTGTATGCGATTGTGGACTGGCACTACATCGGCAATACCTTTGACCATCGCGAAACGACGCGGCAGTTCTGGGAGTATATGGCGCCGCGGTTTGCGGAGGACAGCCACGTCATCTTTGAGCTGTTCAATGAGCCGATTAATAAAGTCGGCACGGATGAGGAATGCTGGCTGAGTGTCCGCAAAGATATGCAGGAGTGGGTCAATCTGATTCGGCAGTACGCCCCGCAGACGCTGCTGCTGATTGCCGGCGCCAACTATTCGCAAATCATCGGGCCCGCCGCCGACCATCCGATTGAAGATCCCGTCGGAAACAAAAACTATGCCATCGTTTCCCACATTTATCCGATGCACTGGCTCAGCGAAAACGCCCAGTGGTACAAAGACCATATCCTCCGGTGCGTGAAGGTGCATCCGGTTTTTCTGAGCGAGTGGGGATTCAGCCGCAGTTTCCGCCGCAGCCGCATTCCGGCGGCCACGGTTGACAACTATGCCCATCCGCTGCTGAACTGGGCGGAACAGTATAAAATCAGCAGCACCTGCTGGGCCGCCAGCTACGACTGGAATCCGAAGCTGTTTAACCCCGACTGGACGCTGCGCTGCGGGCCCTATGAGATGGGCTGCTTTCTGAAGGATTATCTCTACGAGAAGCGAAACGATGACCAGCCGGCCGGTGCGAACGAGCCGTCGGCTTCTTCGCTGTAA